The window taaggtgtttgagagccacaagacaagggagggagggagggagggagggagggagggagggaggaaggaaggaaggaaggaaggaaggaaggaaggaaggaaggaaggaaggaaggaaggaaggaaggaaggaaggaaggaaggaaggaaggaaggaaggaaggaaggaaggaaggaaggaaggaaggaaggaaaggagggagggagggaggggaggtgaggggaaaggaagggagggagggagggaggaaaatagatggggatgggaagggagaggaaggtggaaagaaagcaactttaaatacatttaagTGAATTAAAGAGAAAAATACCTTCCCCAAACCAGCCGACAGGGCAgcagggactttgagagccacacaatgtgtgtgaaagagccacatttggctcccgagccaaagtttggccactcctgctgtagggttttcaaggcaggagatgttcagaagtggtttgctgtgtgtgtcatgaccctggtattccttcaaagtctcccatcccaatagtagccagggccgaccctgcttaccttcccaGATCTGACGAGGttaagctagcctgggctgtctgaGTCAGGGTAGGATAAAAGCAGATCGATGTAATTTGGAGGCTCATAAACACACGTGAAGCTGTCtgatactgaattagaccatcagTCCCCATGAAGGTCAGtctggtctactcagaccagcagctgctctccaggatctcaggctgaggcctttcccatcacgtCCTGCtcggtccttttcactggagatgccggggattgaacctgggaccttctgcatggccaGCAAATGTTCTCCTGCTAAGCCACAGCCTCTCTTAAGTAGAGCAGGGAAGGGGCAATATGGAAATCCCACTCTACCCCCCCTCCCGTCCCACCAAACTGAACAGTTCAAGCGGGTTGTTTGTCATTTGACTGGAGGCTTCAGGCCTTCCCCTGGAAGCCTTGGTTCTTCCCTAAGACCTCCATGCCCTTACCATCAGCAGCTAAAATCACAGTGGTGAGGTCATGCAGCTCCGCGATCTCTTCGTCAGACCAGCTGTGGGAAATATCAGGATctgagcaaaacaaaaaaaatgcaggaaggaCTTAAGCCATTTCATTGCGGCAGATAACTGTGACCCACCACAAACCTGGGTCTGGTGATTCCTGtatcctgcctgccccccccccccttgggagcCCACGGGGAAGGGCTCTCATTATAAGTTCATGGACAGAAAAGCATCCACTCCTGCTTTTTAAGAAATCCAAGTCGTTACCTACCAGTGCAAAGCTCATCTTGCAGCCAGTCCAACATCCTGACCTTAACTTCACTTCCTGTAAGTCAATTAGAGAGGACGTGTTGATAACCATTAAGCAGGAAATGCAGCAAAAATTTCTTACAGTTGGAGAATTAAAAAATGCAGAAGACAGGAGGGAATTCTAATCTGAAGACTAGGAGGGACATTAAGTGAAGGGGAGTTTAACCTTCCAACCCCTCCAGAACCCTGGGAACTGGAGTCTTGGGAAGACACCAATCACTCCCTccctcatttatttaaaacattttacagGTTTACTTTTCTCCCAGGCAACTGGCCCctaagatgaggaggaggaagagttggtCTTATACGCCACCTTCGCTACCCGAAGGAGCCTCGCGTCTTACAAtcgcttttcccttcccctccccacaacagacaccctgtgaggcaggtggggctgagagagctctgagagaaactgctcttgggactggcccaaggtcacccagctggcttcatgaggagaagtggggaatcagtttcggtttcagtttatttcagtttatatcccgcccttcccaccgaagcggctcagggaggctcacaacataagatctaacatagattttggttttaaaaatacatcaatttacaacaattaaaacagtaaaataataaaacaaataaaacagcgatctgacagaatactacactacagcgttctataaagtttccaatgccagttagttataggctagccagaagagggctgtcttacaggccctgcggaactggccaaggtcccgcagggccctcacctcttccggcagctggttccaccagcaaggagctgttgccgaaaaggccctgtccctggtggatttcagacgggcctcctttggcccggggatagcaagcagattttgagagcccgatctcagtactctctggagaacatgtggggagagacggtccctaaggtaggcaggtcctaggccatataaggctttaaaggtaataaccagcaccttgtaccggactcaaacttggttccccAGATGAGagcctgccgctcttaaccactacaccacactggaacaGATTCAACACCATATAAATCACAGGAAGTTTCAATCCTCAAACCGTTCAAACTGCCAGCAGTTAATGAGGCCTTGTTTGTCACGTTTAGACACATTCAAAAGTAAACAACCccacaagagaaaaagaaaatcccCTCTGCTCCAGGAGAGCTTGGCCTCTTGGCAATTGTCTCTGCAGTCTGAGGTCATGAGTCTTGCTGCCCTGGTAGAACTATAGCCTTGATGCTCTGGGTCTTATCCCCTATAAAATGCTCCCAACCAGGTACAATTTTACTCTCTCAGATTCCAACAGCCCTTCAGCGGTCAGCCATAACACTTAAAGGTGGTTCAAAACTTCGTTAAGATTTGTGCAACAGACTTGCCCAAGGAAACGTTCTCAAGAGCACCTCCCGGCCAACATTCTCAGTTTACAAACAGACCTTACCGGCTGGCTCGCAGAGGTGTTTGTTTAAAGCGACGTTGCGTTCGCACATGTCCAGAAGATCTTCGCCGACATCTGGGGAAACATTTGGAGAAGCGAGTGTGACGCTTCTTGGAGCCAAGATGATGGGAAGTGCAAAGAACGAGAGCAgagcaaaaccaaagggaagagctgggttcgagtccagtagcaccacagATACCAAGAAGATTTCAAGGGTAGAAGCTTCTGAGAGAGAAAACGccctatctgatgaagggaatttttgactctcaaaagcttttgTTGACTCTCAAAAGATCTTatttggtctcaaaggtgcaactggactcgaATCCAGGCCGTTTTGCAGACTAACACAGCAATCCTTCCCAAAGCCAAAGACAGATGCCCTCCAAGTTTTTCCTCCTGCTTTTAAATGTTTCATCTCAACAGACTGCTCTTcaggctatttttttaaaaaaagcaagcaCCCAAGAACAACtgatccatttatttatttaattcatatgtacccctccacctccccccccccccgatgggaACCCAAAACAGCCTGCATTGTTTCCCTCTCCGTTTTATTCTTGCAACGACTCTGTGGGACGGGTTAGGCTGAGTGGGCGTGACTGGCCCACAGTCATCCAGCCGGCTTCTGTGGCATGagtgtgtcaagtctgctttaattcTGGTCAAGTCTGCAtccaatctttggttcaggagaaatgtatcctgggtaaagccacactgtatgccaatgctgctagcttgatccTTCCTCACCccactcccttcctttgttatgtagtgttgctttgaaatgggaatatgggaaagagattatagagccttctcaggcaAGAGTGTCGGGGGAGTCTAAAGGCGGGAAGGCACTCAAGGCCaagccaggcctgagaaagaaattgtaacatcaatgtgtgaatgtgccctgcatagagtgcccctccctcaagaatccctttgatgtgtaccttaaATGCTGACCTTTACTGTATGATCTCCAGTCTTTCAATTTCTACTGTAGTCGATAGACATGATaacaataaactagcaactttgtatCAGcaaagtctcgttattgaatcaagcCGActtgacagagtggggattcgaacctgggtctcccagatgctagtctgacactctCCACCCAAAACGCAAGAAGAAGATACCCGTGCAGTAAACAGTCTTGGCGGCCGTTGCCATGGCAATACTGACGATCCCTGTGCCTCCCCCGAGCTCCAGCACCGTGCAGTCTTTGAACAGGTCTCGCTCCGAGAGGATGTAGTCCACGAGCAGGAACGCCCCTCTCCAGACCTTTAGAACAGGAGGCCGAAGTTAGAGGAAGAGCAGGGTTTTGATACCCCGCTTTCCTCTACCTGGAGGAGTCTCAAAgccgtttacaatctccttcccttcctctcgccacaacaggcaacctgtgaggctgagacagctctgagagaattgtgactggcccaaggtcacccagcaggagtggggaatcgaacccggttctccagatcagagtccgccacTGTTACCCGCTGTGCTATGCTGGCTTAGTACGGGATGGCATGAACAAAGGATAAATGGTTGAGGGTTGGCCAAAAAAAGCTACCCACCTGTTTGCCAGCATCTTCCAAAGGGGTTGCCATGGTGTGCTCTGGGGAAAAGAATGCAAAACAAGTAATGGAAAAAGCACTTCGATTCATAGCTTTCTTTCATTTAAACACGTTTCTGTGAAATGCCTTGAAGCGTCTGGCATGGAGTGGTAGGCTGGGCTTTGCCTGGCTCCCCACAGAACCTGTCTGCATGGGATCATGGCAAGATGCAAGATGCACTTATTTGCTTAGAGGATTCAGCCTCTCAAGTTTGCATTCCCCCATcgtagcttggggggggggggctgctggatGCTGACTTACAGTTGGAAACTCAAGTTGTGGCCATTCCTCAAAGAGCAGAATCTCACCACAGTGATCCGTGCTTTGATCGAATCCAGGTTAGATTCCTGGAATGACTTTTATGTGAGGCTGCCATTAAAAAACTGTTAAGGAAATATCAATTGGTCCAGATGGTGGCGGGGTGGTAGGGAGAGATAACCGTGAAAGATCTGCACTGAGTGCCCATCTGTTTCTGGACATAAATCAAAGTACCTTTAGGGCCCTAAACGACTTGGGACCAGGGGAGCTGAAGGACTGCCTCCACTCCTATTGTCTAGCCCACCTTTACATTCTCTTCTGAAGCCTCAGTCTCTCAGCCGCTGCCTTTCAGTTTCAGttaatttcaatttatatcccgcccttcccaccgaagtggctcagggcggctcacaacatttagAGATGAAGCGGATGACAACtggaaacagggcctttttggtagtgGCTCCTTGCGTGGGAAATGCTCTTCCCCTTGAGGTTTGTCCACCCAGAATTATATTTGGATCATTCTACAAAGAATGAAATCAGTCTGTGTCCCAATGCTGCATTACTGACCTATTCTAATAACTTCACAGTTGCTGCTGTCTTTATGTTCTTCCTCTTCCAAGATGTCGCTGCCTTTTGTCAAAATGATGGGACATACTTTGTTCCTGGAGAGATTCTCGGCTTCTTCATCGGGCAACTGAGGCTTTCGGACAAGTTCCAAATCCCCGTCTTCGTCCAACAGAGCTTCGATCCCTTCAGAAGCCTTTCTTTCCTTGGCAGAGTCATTCGGGTTATCCTCCTTCTCCAACTCTTTTCCATACGTCTGCCGGCActtaatgttttcttttttaaagtctgtCTCTTTTTCCCCAAGATCGCAGCAACTTTTGTCCAGAAGGAGATTGAACTGTGAGAGAAACACTGAAAAGGGAAGAATCTGAGGTCTGATGGTGCCGCGTAAGAAGCACGAACACTGTAAATATTTTGtccaacaaaacaaaacctggcAAGCAAAGGAATTATATTTTGTGAGAGTTCATCAgggtggttcaggagccacatgtggttcaatatggtttcacacatattgtgtggctctcaaagctcccaccatcccattggcagacttggaaaaggcactgctctctttaaatcacttctccaagccaagccagctgaaagtttggcgaatgcatttaaagttgcttttttccacctctctctccctcccccatccattttctttctttccttccttctacctttcaaccatctgatgtttatctcatgtggctctcaaacatctgtcatttattctatgtggctcttacattaagcaagtttggctaacCCTGATCTAGACCTTCCCTAGATCGATAATTAATCTGCAGCTCCCCAAATATCTGTCCATTAAATAAACCTACAAGTAGGACATCTTTCAGTTTTGACAAAGAGCTTCCTTACCTGTCTGGATTTGGTATTACTAAATAGGACTCTGATGACACTGCCCTTGTATTAGCCCATTAAGACTTCAGCAAGCTTCCAACCAAAGGGAAAGCATAGCTAAGTCctaggaattcactgccacaggaaatggtggtggcaacaagcatagccagcttcaagaggacactggataaacatatggagcagagatccatcagtggctgttagtcacaAGTTATGGATGGAACGCACTgcgtggggcagtgatgctctgtcttcttggcggCCTCCTGGTAGACCTCCTTactggtacctgggttttggcctctgtgcgacacagagtgctggacttgggccattggccagatccaacgtAGCTTCTCTTACGTAAGGTGTTTTAGTGCCCAGGCAgggtcaaagaagaagatgatgatattggatttatatcccgccctccactccgaagagtctcagagcggctcacaatctcctttaccttcctcccccacaaaagacaccctgtgaggtgggtggggctggagagggctctcacagcagctgccctttcaaggacaacctctgccagagctacggctgacccaaggccattccagcaggtgcaagtggaggagtggggaatcaaacccggttctcccagataagagtccgcacacttaaccactacaccaaactggctctccagcttccACTGGTGCGGAAGATGGGAAGAGATTCTGAAAAGCTCCACCAACTAACTCAGCATCGTTTGCTGTGGGCATTTTGGCTAAAAATGGTGGCAGTCTAGTAAGGATCCTGGAAACCAAGGAAGCTCCATGTAGCAGACTGAACGGGATGGAGAAGTCCTGCAAAAGGCTGGCAGATCACACGGCAATGAGGGATTATTGGCTCCTTGTTCTGAGCACTTCCCCTGTAAAAGCTGCTGAAAAACCAGCCGTGGCACAAAAGAATTTACCTGCAAAAAAAGTCACAGATCCTTTGGAAAGATTACCTGGCTGGCCGACGGTGTTCAGTCTCACCATAAGATGCCGTTTGCTGGGCGTGTGCATGTGGACATCAGACAAAACAGTGTCGCTCCGAAACGTCACCTCATCCATagcctccctctctcctgcaCCTGCTATGGCGCGCTGGTGATGGAAGCATCTGGAATTGGAAGACACAAACGGCTTCAGATGAAAAAgtgggagctggggggggggggaggctggtggTCAGCCTGTTTTAGATCCACTGGAGAGAATAGTGGGGAAAGAGCTGGCTGTTTCAAACTGGTATGCCCCacgtgtgtatgtgcatgtgttaACTGCCATCATCGCTTCTGACTCCTGGCAACCTACGAATCGATGCCTTCCCAAGCGTCCTATCAGTAACAGCCTTCTCAGGCCTTGCAAATGGAGCGCCCTCGCGGCATCCGTGGCGGAGTCCATctatctcctgttgggtcttcctctttcccctgCTGCCTTCCGCTtctcctagcatgattgtctttcccagtgagaCCAGTctcctcataatgtgaccaaattaTGACAGCTTCAGTTTAGTCGTTttggcttctagggagaattcaagCTCGAGTTGATCTATAACCCAGTTACTTGTCCTTTAGGTGGTCTCTGGGTGTGTAAAACTCCTccgacaccacatttcaaatgaaccaactttcttcctgtcagcttctcTCCTTGTCCAACTTCACACCCATACAAAGGCATGAACTACCTTCATCTTGGTAGCCAGTAACTCATTCTTAAcgcttaagaatcttttctaattcCTCCAtgactgcccttcccagtctccatCGCCTACGGATTTCTTGGCTGCAGTCTCCCTGCTGGTTAATGAAGatgacgactgtagatttataccccgcccttgtctctgaataaGTCTTgcagcggcttacaatatccttttaacgccccccccccctcaacaacagacaccctgtgaggtaggtggagccgagagagctctcccagcagctgccctttcaaagacaactcctacaagagctatggctaacccacggccattccaacaggtgcaagtggaggagtggggaatcaaacttggttcttccagataagaagaagatgaagaagatattggatttatatcccgccctccactccgaagagtctcagagcggctcacaatctcctttaccttcctcccccacaacaaacaccctgtgaggtgggtggggctggagagggctctcacagcagctgccctttcaaggacaacctctgccagagctatggctgacccaaggccatgctagcaggtgcaagtggaggagtggggaatcaaacccggttctcccagataagagtccacacacttaaccactacaccaaactggctctccactacaccaaactggctctccagataagagtccgcacacttaaccactacaccaaatcagcTCTCAGGAATAGAATATAAAATGTACTGTTTCCTAAAACCTCTCCAGCCGATTCTGCCAGCCCCTTGGCCTTGTGTGGAATCTTACCCCCCTGGCTTGATCAGCCTTCTCTGCACTGAACTGCTGCAGGCCTCCTCTCCCTTCAACAGCTGCATCACTGCTCGAAACTTTTCTTAAGAGGGAGATACAAATTTTGGGGGAAGTTAGCACCAGATGGATTTGGTCTGAAGTGCAGTGGTTGAAGGCAAAGGAGCCAGGTGTCTTACCTTGGGCCCCTGATTCTCAACTCACTAAGGCCCAGTCGCCGCTCCTTCTGTCACCTGGCCCCCCCCAGCTTTCCAGAGCTGTCTTCCTACTACACTTCCCAGCTTTCTGCCTCCCTTCCATATTCATCTCATGCAGGCCCTCTCTCCCCAAAGAGCCCTCAGATCACCTGCACAATCACCATTCTGCAACCTCTCATTCCGTCTCAGCAGACAGGACATTTGTCCCGAAAGCAACAGTCCTCTGGAACGGCCTACTTGAATAGGTACAGAAGTGACTTCTTTGGCCACCTTTGGGAAGGGCTGCAAAACTGTTTTATTTCGGAAGGCATCTGCTGGAAACTAAAATGCATAGGCTGTGGTTGTAATCTGCATGTTTGTTTTCAGTCTGCGCGGTTGTTTTAATCGCTGTGTGTGTTTCATTCCTTACTTGAATTTGTATTGGTTTTTTTACTTTTGTTTCCAGCATGCTTGTTTTTATGTTGATAATtaaacttttgtgtgtgtggtctTGCAACTTGAGTCTAAGGAACTTTAAATAAACAAGCAGACCATTCCACCACACCGGGAACACATAAATATTTTagcgttttttggggggggggaggtgtcactTCATAACATTGTGAGTTTCCACGCACATCCCAAGTCAGTTAGCACCATTCAGTGTTAGGCTGCCAACGCAGCAAGGACAATCAAAATATAAACATTCTACAAGGTGTAGCACAGAGATAGGGCTCCTCTCCCAATTGACAGCTgactttttattttttgaaagtCATCCAGGGATGCTTCTGGTGATGATGTAAAGCAGTCCAGATGTCTCACATGAGCAGCTCTTTACAGAAGGAATGCTAACCCCTGCGGTCTAACTGTGCAGCTAGGGAAGGGATCGCTTGACTCTTATGAGTGACAGAATTGCGTTTGGCCTGTAATGGGGTTGAAGAAACACGTCCAGCACATTGGGGCACACGGAGCTCATGAATAAGGTTCTCAGCGGCCAATAAACCACTTAGTCCTGAGTGACTGGCATAAATCTGAGGCTCCTTTTCAAATGCAACTAATGGTCCTGCTGGCAAATTCTCGTTCCTCCCAGGCTTCTAAATACAGTCGTAAATAAacctccttgcaaaccaggattgGACTATGGTGTAGAAGCCTGATTGGCCAGCGAGTGGACTAACCAGACTTTGCTTGGACACCATCAAAAAACTGCAGTTTGTTCCACAGGAGGAAATCTTAACAGCTCCACCGCCAcacttggggaggaagaagggaatgCTCCAGTTCATCCCTGACTTTTAGCCTGGTCTTGAATAAACACAGTTAGGTCTGGTTTGatcttagaacagataaaaagaagcacTTCTCCACCCCAAAAGAGTcataaacacatggaattcgctgccacaggaagcggtggaggctacaggcatagacatgcttcaagagggatttggataaatatatagagcagtggtccatcagtggctattagctgcaagatctagatggaacactctgtctgaggcagtgatgctctgtattcttggtgcttggggggagcaacagtgggagggtttctggagttctggccccactggtggacctcttgatggaaactgcattttggctgctgtgtgacagagtgttggactggatgggccattggcctgatccaagatggcttctcttatgttcttatgctcttatctgCAGGTTCTCGCCTTGGAGAGGAAGTTAGGCCTAACTAGGGCTTCTGTATTTTCAAAGATCATTACCCTGtcctccttttccctctttcAACTTATTGTTTGTTTTTGACACTGCTTCTTCTCTCTCTAGCTGTAATCTGATTTAGGGAAAgtagtatagcattcagtgctaCAGAGAAAAGCAAGAGAATGAGCCAAACTGGTGTATGTCCGGCTGTCATTAAAGGTAGAGAAGTAATGTCAGGACTGACAGCTATTTACCCTTAGAATTTTATGCATGGATTATCTTTTTTGCATTCTTTCACTCATCCACACAAAACACAACCAGGTTTTAGTAACACACAGTAAATTAATGAGAGAGAAATCCAAGTGCAGTAAACGTATCTAAGACATAATACTTTTACCACTTACACAATCAATTATCTGCGATTCTGTAAATAAAGAAAACAAGGATAGCATTTCTTTTCAATCTTAAAAAACACCTTTGACCAACCAAAATTGTACCATAGGTTAGTAACAGTCTCTAGATCAGTAGTTTCTGTGAGCAATGCAACAGCTAAAATTTTATATTTAAATGTTAAAGGCAAACCTTTCTGACTGTTTCTTTTGTTGATTACATTGTGTATACTAACATATACTTTTTTAAACTATTTGGGGTAcctttcttaatttttaaaatcatttctcAATTCACTTAAATCTGACATCAGTACGTCTTTACAAGAAACTGCAAAACTGCAGTTTAGGACTTGTGTAAAAAAATCACTTCCTAAATTATTTCagaaatctcagagcggctccaaaCATTGTTCCTGAATACACAGTCTAGAGTAGGCTTTGAATTCCCTTTGCAATCGATTTGGTGCAAGACAGAAATCCTCTCCCTTTTGAACATTTCAATGCATAAATTAATCTACCTACCTTTGAATTCTTCTATTTATCCTAATTGCTATGCTGTCTTTCAGAGGATCTGCGATTTAAACAAAACTGATTTacggaaaaggaaaaaaaacctacATTCATTTCAAGCAATTTATTGTGGAAAACCTACATTCATTTCAAGCAATTTATTGTGGAAAACTTTTTCAGCATGGTTGAACAAATATTCAGAGTTGGTAAATATGACTAATATTTCTAAATTTTTCCTGGGCATGCCAAACCCCCGCCTCAGATTTTTAAAACTTCAGAAAGCAAAGCAGGgtaaaaatagttttaaaacagattttaaaactTCTAGTGCAAGGTTTCTTTTTAGAGGCTCAATATTTTCACACTCCTAGGTCTTAGGAACCCAATATGGCCTGAGACTTTTGTCATGTTTCTCAAGACTGTTAATGCTAAATGTAATAAGAAGCTTCTAAAAATGATACATATCCATCCAGGCACTACAATCCATCTTGTTTTGTGGATGTAaacggtaaaggtagttccctgtgcaagcaccagtcgtttccaactctggggtgacgttgctttcacgttttcatggcagactttttacagggtggtttgccattgtcttccccagtcacctacacttcccacccagcaagctggggactcattttaccgacctcggaaggatggcggctgagtcaacctgagctggctacctgaaaccagcttccgctggaatcaaactcaggtcgtgagcagagagttcagactgcagtactgcagctttaccacagaTCCACAAAACTCAACATGGCTCCTTGTCATGCAGAATGAAGCAATTCCCATCGTTCAAACTGCTGCAAGCCACCTCGGAGGTCAATTTCAGAAAGCAAAGCAGGGtgaaaatacaaacaaacaaataattgaACCTTACTAGGGATCTCATAGAAATCTGTAGAAAACACTTCAAAAGGATCAAGAATTAATTGAAAGGTGTTCCCactcccccccaaccctcccaatAGCAACCAGCCTCCAAAAGTAATGCAGAAGGAAAAAGATGACAGAGGCCTCTAACAAGGGTTATTGGTGGTAAGAGGCAGTTACTTCTGCTAAGTAGTCTAATACATCTAGACAATTGAGATTTTCAGTGCTATTCTAAGCAGTCACATCTTTCTGTATTCATTAAGAGGGGTGATCCAGgtgtgtagctgtgttggtctaaagttcgagtccaatggcaccttcaagaccaactcagttttattctgggcatgaTCTTTCAAGTGCAcacacccttcttcagatactaCATTATGAAGGGTGTAACACTTCTTAGAATGCTGGTGCTGCTACACTACTACATAATCTTCATTTCTGAGAAAAGGAGTGCAGCGCAGCAGAACCCAAGAATAATTTCTCTGGGctcagcacacacacaaacacacactctttccatcccatgcattcagCCCACCTTATTACAAATGTCTGTTTTATTTCTAAAGGATATACCTAGACCATATTGCACCAACCCTAATAGAATGTtcacattttctctctctctccccctcaccaaTTCCTGGACCCCAGACAGGAGACAAGCTAAAAGGAATAAGACCTGCAATGAGGTAGAGGTGTAAATGCAAGGGACCCAGTCTTATACAACCACACAAAAAACCAAAATCAAAAAAGGGATTTTGACAGGTATCCTGAAAGGGTCAAGAACTAAGGCATTAAAAAACCCCAGGTTCTTCTAGTTCAAAATGCTACATGGTCCCTCCCTCCCATTTCACACAGCCTAAATATATAAAAAGGGAAATGAAAAGGCTTATAGCCATGGTATGCACCATCCCACAAAAACCAGAACTTGTGCATGTTTTCTTTATTTAAACTGTTTTGTTTCTTAAATTGTTGATTTAAGCTATATTTAGGTGTTTTTGTAAGCTGGTTTGGGTCCCCATGGAAAGAAATGTAGGACAATTAGATTTCTAAACaactacaacaacaaaaattccAGGGGGGTTGGGAGGGATGGCTGCTACACAGTCTAAATTTACAGAAAACTGAAAAAGCACTCTCCACATGCCCAGAGGCATCTTCATTGTAAATCTTAGTTCTTCAAGTTAAGTCTTTCAGATGCCATAAAATTAACTTCTTAAATGGTTCTTAGTTGTCATAGCTCAAACATGCAAAGCAGCTGCCAAGACACTCTGctaggg is drawn from Heteronotia binoei isolate CCM8104 ecotype False Entrance Well chromosome 20, APGP_CSIRO_Hbin_v1, whole genome shotgun sequence and contains these coding sequences:
- the METTL22 gene encoding methyltransferase-like protein 22: MDEVTFRSDTVLSDVHMHTPSKRHLMVRLNTVGQPVFLSQFNLLLDKSCCDLGEKETDFKKENIKCRQTYGKELEKEDNPNDSAKERKASEGIEALLDEDGDLELVRKPQLPDEEAENLSRNKVCPIILTKGSDILEEEEHKDSSNCEVIRIEHTMATPLEDAGKQVWRGAFLLVDYILSERDLFKDCTVLELGGGTGIVSIAMATAAKTVYCTDVGEDLLDMCERNVALNKHLCEPAGSEVKVRMLDWLQDELCTDPDISHSWSDEEIAELHDLTTVILAADVFYDDDLTDAFFRTLYRITHNLKNPCTVYLSIEKRLNFTLRRMDVACEAYSHFRSTLNDLVNLRDGKVRYIIEPLGLSFPQCIVYERVEQLELWKITAVRTSEKSSTLEKQK